A genomic region of Corallococcus soli contains the following coding sequences:
- a CDS encoding GNAT family N-acyltransferase — translation MSSLSCRVADTQRELDDALRVRWDVFGVELRMLGDKKPQAPREANCFDTLPTTAHVVVYSGEEAVATARLLLPNAEVAASSGSLMGLDIERKLDLSELAAPGRVFAETTRYCVRQRWRNAAVLRLQACLYRESRRRGVTHWIAAANMETDSAEEASLIYRAATRRGWVSERFQVRTREFPLPPREPVAPRLGPAQLERARQGVLDDLKMPPVLSLFADKMGARFIGPPHYDTAFHRFTVPLVAALDEIPPGTLRLFDSLGADAA, via the coding sequence ATGAGCTCATTGAGTTGCCGTGTCGCTGATACACAGCGCGAGTTGGATGACGCGCTTCGCGTCCGCTGGGATGTGTTCGGCGTGGAGCTGCGGATGCTGGGGGACAAGAAGCCCCAGGCGCCGCGCGAGGCCAACTGCTTCGACACGTTGCCGACCACCGCGCACGTCGTCGTCTACTCGGGAGAAGAGGCGGTCGCGACCGCGCGGCTGCTCCTGCCCAACGCGGAGGTGGCGGCTTCGTCCGGCAGCCTGATGGGGCTCGACATCGAGCGGAAGCTGGACCTGTCGGAGCTTGCCGCTCCGGGGCGCGTGTTCGCGGAGACGACGCGCTACTGCGTGCGTCAGCGCTGGCGCAACGCCGCGGTGCTGCGCCTCCAGGCGTGCCTCTACCGCGAGAGCCGACGTCGCGGCGTCACCCATTGGATCGCCGCCGCCAACATGGAGACCGACAGCGCCGAGGAGGCCTCCCTCATCTATCGCGCCGCCACGCGCAGGGGCTGGGTGAGCGAGCGCTTCCAGGTGCGGACCCGCGAGTTTCCGCTGCCGCCGCGTGAGCCCGTGGCGCCGCGCCTGGGCCCGGCGCAGCTCGAGCGTGCCCGGCAGGGCGTGCTGGACGACCTGAAGATGCCGCCGGTGCTGTCGCTCTTCGCGGACAAGATGGGGGCGCGCTTCATCGGGCCGCCCCACTACGACACGGCGTTCCACCGCTTCACGGTGCCGCTCGTCGCCGCCCTGGATGAGATTCCGCCGGGCACGTTGCGCCTCTTCGACTCACTGGGCGCCGACGCCGCCTGA
- a CDS encoding iron-containing redox enzyme family protein produces MCKQPKQEQTTKTDWMASLRHEARMLVRELDAKPGAHRLFEGRIRLEDYAHYLVQTYQYVRWSTGFLRDSGERMKREGQHTALAELLLQKAEEENGHERWLLADLKNLGWSAEQVERAPVCSAVRAYVEWNRFTTLSGTPTAFLGTAYVLEYLSVERAPAAVDRLIADSGIPNIHKAVTFLRGHGNADGDHVAELEAVLGQLTSPEEQAALLLSARTTRALFPSFFREP; encoded by the coding sequence ATGTGCAAGCAGCCGAAGCAGGAGCAGACGACGAAGACGGACTGGATGGCTTCCCTGCGGCACGAGGCGCGGATGCTCGTGCGGGAGCTGGACGCGAAGCCCGGCGCCCACCGCCTCTTCGAGGGCCGTATCCGCCTGGAGGACTACGCCCACTACCTGGTGCAGACGTACCAGTACGTGCGCTGGAGCACGGGCTTCCTCCGGGACTCGGGCGAGCGCATGAAGCGCGAGGGCCAGCACACCGCGCTCGCGGAGCTGCTGCTCCAGAAGGCCGAGGAGGAGAACGGCCATGAGAGGTGGCTGCTGGCGGACCTGAAGAACCTGGGCTGGTCCGCGGAGCAGGTGGAGCGCGCGCCGGTCTGCTCCGCGGTGAGGGCCTACGTGGAGTGGAACCGCTTCACCACGCTGTCGGGAACGCCCACCGCGTTCCTGGGCACGGCCTACGTGCTGGAGTACCTCTCCGTGGAGCGCGCCCCGGCGGCGGTGGACCGGCTCATCGCGGACAGCGGCATCCCCAACATCCACAAGGCCGTCACCTTCCTGCGCGGCCACGGCAACGCGGACGGCGACCACGTGGCCGAGCTGGAGGCGGTGCTGGGCCAGCTCACGTCGCCGGAGGAGCAGGCCGCGCTGCTGCTGTCGGCGCGCACGACGCGCGCCCTGTTTCCGAGCTTCTTCCGAGAACCCTGA